ttacactggacacaaacagcagtttcctgggtcaaagtcctgtgtttcaTCAATCCATCCACTCTGACGCTGACATTCTCACTCTTTGTACtacgtcacctgacttcctcctttgctcctgtcataatGTGGCCtaacaataaacataaatgCTGCTTGTACTCAAATTTAACAGTTGTTTTTGGGGGAAGTACAGCCTAGAATGttattgcttttctttttacttgtgcAAATCTAATTTGGGGTTCAGAAGGAAAAGTAGTGTCAAATTACTGTGTCATTTATACCATGATGCTTTTCTTTACTAAACAGGGATATCAATTCATAATTAAAAAACTGGCATACATATGCTGATTCAGACACTCGCAGTAAATATTTGCAAAGACAACAAATTCTGCCAAAAAACAGAATCCAAACATTTGAATCTTTGTTGTCATCGAGACAGGAGCTCTTTCATTTCAAAACACAAACTGCAAGACTTCTCTTAGTGGATGAAAAAATCCTCACAGATGATTACACCCACCCTGAATGTTGCTATTTTCAAAGTGAAACGCTCCAGATTGCTAATTAGTGGTAATAATATTCAGTGGTTTGACTTTCATGGAGGCAATCACTTCCTCCAAGTGGGCgtcacctttttttctccaactggTACACGTCTTAATTTGGAATTAAAGTTGTTATAGTTTGATACTGATTATGAGACTAACTTTGTATACTAATCAGTTGGTTGTTTATGCTTCTGCAGTTCTCAATAACAGAATCACTCATCGGGGAGCAGACAATAACCCATATGCCTGTAGTCTACCATTCCATGTTATTTTCTCTTCAGCAAATGCAATCGCCACTTCCCCTGCTGTGCAAATAATGATCCATGTATGAGATTATGAAGTATTCATGCAGCTCGTCAAATTTTTCCAGCTCCATTACCCGTCGTGCTCTGTGGAGACGTTCACAGTGAACAGTTTAACTGGATGGATTTACAAAAGCTCTCATCCCTGACCGTGTCTAACCTCCATGTCTAATTTATAGTAGCTGACAATTTACACCACTTCCCCTGACTCTCTTTTTCTACCTGTCTCTCTGTTACTGCGACGAGCTCTCTAACTTTGTATAATTTCACATTCATCGCGCTGTTGTGTAACAATAATGACCTCAAGTCTAGACCCACCCCTGGGCTCCTGGAAATATTGCATTTAATTAAATCGTGTTTGTGCAccaatattatttatttaaatgccGCACTAAATTGTCTCTAAACCATGTAATGGCTTTCCAGCTGCTTTGAAATCCTCAGCAGTGTCATTAGAGGCAAATTCAGAAAACTCTGTCTGAGTGGTACCCACAGGACAACAGTGATTCTCCTCAGTTAAGATGCAGCGAATGCCATAACACTGAATCTAAGTGCAGGTATGCTGATGTTTGTAAAAAGAGATTTACAAAACAACTGGGAGCTGTTTCTCCACTAatgctttatttttaattgtaaaCATTGACTTTGGGTTCTGAAAGTAAATAATATAACGTGCACAAAAGGCAGTGTGCGTCAAAACAAGTTTGCTGTGGCGTCATGAATAAACCAGGACACATATATTTACGTTATAAATTCAAAAGTCAAACTTCCTGTTTACAGCATGTATTTTTTGGGCTGTCCTGGAGTGCACACATAACATGCAAGGTCTTAAAAATGGGTGGCATCTCCCTTTAAAAGGTTGCCTTGTCAAAGCCACTCCAACGTTTGAGTACCTATTCTTTAAAAAGCAGAGAGCGCCATCATGTGGTGTCTCTGTGCTCTACAtctagtttttgtttttctttgtttcctttgttgTGAGAAGAGATTGTGTAAGCAgctttttgattttatttttgagttCATTGATTTTTGACATTAACAAGTTacacaaaatatacaaaattaTGACTTTGAAAAATTGtagaaaatattattaatatcattttatcctgtaaTTCTTTGACCCATCAGTAATACTAGATATGACGAAGTATGTAACACTGTTAGTTGATGGAGTCCACACAAACTGAAAGCACATGTCCACCCTGAAGATTCTGATATCACCTTTCTAcccttgtgttttctttttggaaGAAGATCTCTATCATAGACTGAAGCTCTGACTTGATGCAGTAGCAGTCACGCTTTGCTCTGATGTGACGCAGGATCTCACTTAGATCTTCAGTTCTTTGGTTCCTGTACATCAGGATCACAGAGCAGCCAGAAGGGCAGAGGAGCTCCTCTCTCTCCAGAGCCAGCAGGTCTGGAAGGTACTGCTGGGGGTCATGGTCCATCAGCACCAGACTGAGCCCCTCACTGGTCCCTTGATCAGGCTCAAGCAATGAACGCAAAGTTGGGATGGCCTCAGCTGAGCTGGATATCAACACCTGGAACTGAACAGGAAAAGAGGATAGAGTCCCTCAGTTAAACTCTTTGTCTTTTGAGTGCAGTGAAATGAAAGCTCCTCTTCCCTGGGTATACCTGGGAGTGTTTGAAGCCAGCCACCAGTATGATTTCCTCCCCAAGGTCTGCTGTTAGTGGGTCCAGCTCCACTGTGACCAGTCTGCCAGCAGGGGGTAGCAGACGCAGCAGGCGGACAGAAGTGTAGCCACAGTGCATCCCCAGTTCCAACGCTCGGGAGGGACGGACACGCCTCACCACTTCATCCAGTGCTTCACCTGGGAGGGATGACAAGAACAGATGTCCTTGACCTGTCATATCCTTTTTGTATCTGTGACTAATTTATGACCTGaagactgatttttttaaattttatttaaacatAGTGCACAATTTGTTTTACTGTGAACATGAATTTCTAGACAAACTCGAGTGGTGTATTATTCAGATAATGTGTGGAACTTCGAGCTGATAGACATGCAGTTACATGTAACATgatatagaaaaaaatatttaaaataatacatttcctGTATTGATctgtgaaatattaaaataaatcttttcTGACTTCGTAAAGACAATGTCTTGTAACTTAATGCATTTGGTAAATAAAGTGATTCCCATGCATACTGACCAATCTGTGGGCCGATGCagagggaggggtgtgtgtcTGCGTAAAGGTCAAAGGTCTCCAGGACGCTGTCAGCTTTGCCATGTGTGCATTTAGAGAACACGAAGGCGTGGGTGCTCCTTACACACACTCTCCCTTGCACCAGCCTCAGTGCCCACGCCAGAGCTCGATGGCACAGCGTGGCAACTTTGACACGATAACGACTGGATATCATGATGATGGCAGGAAGCAGCGGGACAGAGACGACCATGAGCCACATTTCAAAAGCTGTGCAGGAGACAGGAAGAACAGTCGAAGCCTGGGGATGAAAGGAGGAGAAAGTGAAATAAGTTTGTGGAACTCAGGAGTCACGCCtccagtttagagaagcaggctggagtccgcCACTTAAAAAATGTTCCACCcaaataaaacaatatcagtttaagtgtacactatatcaAGAGTGCTGTCACAGCTTCACCTTAATGTCAGATAGTGATTTCCAATGGGAAAATGAAGTCATTATattgttctcttcaaagccagactccattgagaaaaacagtgattcaAACTGTTAGTTGGTTTGTGTCATTATGTGACTATagtgtttaaaagggttagtctggattcaccaaagtcacacaataacacaaacttactcactgatcaaagcagcagtggtccagcagctcctgtgttcagtgagctaaaattgctgtttttgtcaatggagtctggtgactttgacAAGAGCAGAGATGGTAAACTAAAGCTGATAACAGCTTTCCTGTCACATCCGGCTGTCAGATGGAAAGATAAAGCAGTAATAAAATACTCTCAATTTGGCATATACActaacacacatacagattTTTTTGGTGGGATTTTTCTAGGAGgctaaatatgttttgttgccgacccctccacagcactacattgcttagcttccatgtcatctcttgcctgcttctccaaactggagacATGCTATCTACTtcataatacactgactatggataagtatcacatacaaacacacttcaaaaatccaaactatattaagaaaaatgacacaatttgtagcactttttttattttagttattctAATCCTGATTTTGGCTCATCTGATCTGGTTCTTCTTGAAACTGGATTATTATTTGTGTAAGAAAAAGAATTAAGAGTTCCAAGGAACAACCACCTTTAATTTTAGCAGATTATTTAGGCAGATACATGTTTGTCATAAATAATTTTGATTCTGTTTCAGTAAaagaatatgttttttaaaaatacaaacattctGTTTGTTGGCACGCAGCGGTCGAATGTTCACTGTTTCACATGTGATTTTTACTTAGGtttaaaaaagcatttgttACATCTTTACCCTGATGGTACATTGCAAGGGGTAACTGAGACAAAACTGTGAACTGTATATGTATTGTTACAGTTATTATTATGACTAGTCATTTTTACGATTACTGAGGTTGCACAGCTCAAATTGTCAAAATGTTGGTTTGCTGCTCATTCATACACAGCACTTATCGGTAATAAGAGCTGGCATCATGGAGTGCATTTTTAAGTAATATCTGCTTAATGTGATACTAGTCCATatccattgagtgcacagtttcccacatacagtttcacatggtgtgtgtttgggatacaggccACAgcaaattgcagattaaatagtcaactgaacccatcaagaagagcaatgtattcagacagagtttttgtgaatttgatagtatgattgctttattgaaagtacagtagtaccattgccaatagtgggatagttagtgggctaaaactgtacattagtagttgaggtagcgcGCTGAAAGGCAGATATGTAGatatatatgttgtattgacttaaaagggagaaccacagcgatcagtcacattttagccatttttgagcatttttctgttgttatagcgccacccagttgccaattagagttaaatttctccagtcaccttgaggcgtcctgttctacatatctaccaagtttagtaaaaatccatatggcagttaggcctagataagaaatgagctctctagcgcccccattttgtttgatggggtcaataatggaggggtcccctcagattatgtgtggtcatatgcctacaaagttgcgtggtgatgggtgaaaccctcgagatgttatacacctttatgtgatgagccacgccctccgcaatattcattgccttatagaagctcagttttagtaagttttccaacttttgccaagagggaactttagatattggtccctagattatgttcacccagtttcatgcagatcgctcaaacttcctaggaagagatcgatttgaagtgtttctcaaaaaaactcaaaatggtggaaaatctatataagcggaagttatgggttcttgaggcaaatgtgttcctcatgaggagaggcatctctgtgcaaagtttcatgtctctacggcatacggggcatgagatatgcccattcaaagtttgcaatttcaatcggttgctatagcgcccccctttggccaattgatgtaatattgcttcattggcatcctcccatgactctctaccactgtgccaaatttcacatggattgaccaaatCAGTGAGGagatcattatatagtaagatagtaaGAAGATAtaaccagtaaaaacattagaaaaactGACCTCTGGCGCCCCCTGCAGACACATTATGGTATCTATGTTTGCAAGAGCttgtaaaaatgtttcagtTCCTAAATCATTACACCTTTTAAATGCAGGGATGTCAAACTATAAATCAAGAAAAGCAAAGAGTCTGCAGATTTAACAAATATGACAGTCTGTGATTTCACTGAATAAATCTGCTGTTAagttaggaaaaaaaactgcagatGCTCAACCATCCTTCGTGAAACAACAACCAACCGCCACAGCATTTTGGATCACAACTGGAGTCAACCATCAGTTCTCAGTATAGTAAGTGACCACTGCATCGTCTGTTTTCTGACTGATAGGTCTCCTACAAAGAGATAACACGCTCTACAAATTGTGTCTACCAATGAACAGAAACTGCATTTCTTTTTCTGCGTTAAAACATTATTTGCAAGCTGAATGTTTATCTTCTAGGCTCCATAAATGTATGCCATTTTAGACAGTAGACAATTATACGCAAGCTTTAGTGCCACACCAAACATGACACAATggaacaaacaaatcaaaatagTAGAAAGATAGAACCTGATATGAATATGTAGTTTATGTTTTGCAAAACTCCTCCAGGTTTTAGTCTAATTCATCTTTATGAC
This region of Epinephelus fuscoguttatus linkage group LG9, E.fuscoguttatus.final_Chr_v1 genomic DNA includes:
- the LOC125894069 gene encoding catechol O-methyltransferase-like is translated as MWLMVVSVPLLPAIIMISSRYRVKVATLCHRALAWALRLVQGRVCVRSTHAFVFSKCTHGKADSVLETFDLYADTHPSLCIGPQIGEALDEVVRRVRPSRALELGMHCGYTSVRLLRLLPPAGRLVTVELDPLTADLGEEIILVAGFKHSQFQVLISSSAEAIPTLRSLLEPDQGTSEGLSLVLMDHDPQQYLPDLLALEREELLCPSGCSVILMYRNQRTEDLSEILRHIRAKRDCYCIKSELQSMIEIFFQKENTRVER